In one window of Solea senegalensis isolate Sse05_10M unplaced genomic scaffold, IFAPA_SoseM_1 scf7180000014725, whole genome shotgun sequence DNA:
- the LOC122761466 gene encoding uncharacterized protein LOC122761466, with amino-acid sequence MHKAPGESSGQTGTRILLEAMSKDKVHLARFVLDALDGEIVDYRTESAQTPLISSVLLPDAQARSKFVELLLQRGARVNCRDGDGRTALSHACEKGYLDAVKILVRNNADPEVVDSWGNTALMYATVAGRSAVVEFLVRAFKRLGLQIDRQNKVGNSAVEVAKFLGHTECIFALTNNSKKSRECDSDAQRNALPRLGLRNGGERDTIEKKVGQLANKLEALQTCSHADCIRFQRCTWQTRPRTKSGLPSMDSIEEFERENDCSSSPLQELDFSGVLTHTLPSRTPDHSPTYKQTCDRLTTFDDRLPPLTQSCDTQNSIFFSPRPNRNMSKLNVPSALGILLTPILKTERESGTETSKLLDFGVRRFHDSYYKKRCSLPTSILSPTPPERTLVPLRKSRTMRRRDASPCKAEPLQLSPTSATSTTTFSVLSNKLLRRFTSPEFQKDTKDSEEDPVLTSGRIPRSETFPQSNKHPQVGSKPSIDSISSVKCEFDFNFKMTNS; translated from the coding sequence ATGCACAAAGCTCCCGGTGAGTCTAGCGGGCAGACGGGCACCCGGATCCTCCTGGAGGCGATGTCGAAGGATAAAGTCCACCTGGCGAGGTTTGTTCTGGACGCGCTGGATGGTGAGATCGTGGACTACAGGACAGAGAGCGCACAGACGCCCCTcatctcctctgtgctgctACCTGACGCCCAGGCGCGCTCTAAGTTTGTAGAGCTGTTGCTACAGAGAGGCGCCCGCGTCAACTGTCGAGACGGCGACGGGCGCACTGCGCTCAGTCACGCGTGTGAGAAAGGCTACCTGGATGCTGTGAAGATCCTGGTCCGAAACAACGCAGACCCCGAGGTCGTAGACTCCTGGGGCAACACTGCGCTGATGTACGCCACAGTAGCAGGTCGCTCTGCCGTGGTTGAGTTTCTGGTGAGAGCTTTCAAGAGACTGGGTCTTCAGATTGACAGGCAGAATAAAGTTGGAAACTCTGCTGTTGAAGTGGCGAAGTTTCTGGGCCACACTGAGTGCATCTTTGCGCTCACGAACAACTCAAAGAAGAGccgtgagtgtgacagtgacgCTCAGAGAAACGCTCTGCCGCGACTTGGTTTGAGGAATGGTGGTGAAAGAGACACGATTGAGAAGAAAGTTGGACAGTTAGCGAACAAACTTGAGGCTCTCCAAACATGTAGCCATGCAGACTGCATACGCTTTCAAAGGTGCACGTGGCAGACACGGCCTAGGACAAAGAGTGGGTTACCATCGATGGACTCAATAGAGGAGTTTGAAAGAGAGAATGACTGTTCATCCTCGCCTCTTCAAGAGCTGGATTTCTCTGGAGTCCTGACCCACACACTGCCTTCGCGGACTCCTGACCATTCTCCCACCTATAAACAAACCTGTGACAGGCTGACCACCTTTGATGACCGCCTCCCTCCTCTTACACAGAGCTGCGACACTCAAAACTCTATTTTCTTCTCACCTCGCCCCAACAGAAACATGTCCAAACTTAATGTGCCTTCGGCACTTGGCATCTTACTGACTCCTATTCTTAAAACTGAGAGAGAATCTGGAACAGAAACATCGAAACTACTCGACTTTGGCGTGCGCAGGTTTCATGACAGCTATTACAAAAAAAGATGCAGTCTACCAACCAGTATCCTCAGCCCCACACCCCCGGAGCGCACATTGGTGCCTTTGCGTAAATCCAGGACCATGAGGAGGCGCGACGCGTCTCCGTGCAAAGCTGAGCCACTTCAACTGAGCCCGACCTCTGCCACTTCAACAACGACTTTTTCAGTGTTGAGCAACAAGCTCTTGCGTCGGTTCACGTCCCCGGAATTTCAAAAAGACACGAAAGATTCGGAGGAAGATCCGGTTTTGACTTCAGGTCGAATTCCGCGATCTGAAACTTTCCCCCAAAGTAATAAACATCCACAGGTTGGAAGCAAACCCAGCATCGACAGCATCAGCTCCGTCAAGTGCGagtttgactttaatttcaaaatgacaaactcTTAA